The DNA window CAGATCAATGCAGACAATCAGTTCCAGTTTCTCAAAGGCCTTGCGCAGGCGCTGCTCGCCGGAAATGGACAACAGCGGATTGCCCGACAGCACGATCAGTGCCCGTACCGGATTATCCTTCTCCTCCAACTCCATAAAATCGGCCATCAAATTGCCGGGCAGGGCGCCATAACTGTGGCGCATTTCGCCCAGCGGCGTATCAAAAAACACGTCGGTTGAGGCGACTTCGCTGGTGCTCACGGGCAGAAAGCCCCGAGCATAATAATTGCCACCAGGCTTGCCCAAATTCCCCGTCACAAAGGACAGCATGTTCAGCAGCCAATAGGCCAGGGTGCCCTGGCGACTCTGGTTCACACCCGTGGCCATATACACACTGGCCGATCTGGCCGCCATAAACTGCTCGGCCAGACCGGTAATCTGTTCGACACTGACCCCCACCACATCGGCAACGCGCGAGGCGGGATACTGGCCAACAAAGGCCCGCAGCTCGTCAATACGTTTGCCATACTTCGCCATGATCGCGTCGTCAAAGCCGCCGCGCTGATCAATATGGTGAATCAGCGCCGCCAGCAGGTATACATCGCTGTCGGGCTTTACCTGTAACACCTCCCCGGTTTTTGGTGTGCTGGATTCGATCTTGCGCGGGTTTACAAACACCACCTTGCCGCCGCGCTGATGGATATCTCGCAGCACGCCCATCGCATTGGGGGTCGACACCAACGTCCAGTGCGACACCTTGGGGTTACCCCCCACACAGAGCAGAAAATCGGTGTTGGCAAAGTCGGGAATGGTCCATTGGCTGCTACCGTACATGGCGGCCAGGGCCACGGGTTTGTTGGCCATGTCCTGGGTGGACGCCCCGAAGCAACGACTGCTGCCCAACTTCGCCGCCAGCGACACGGCTGGCAGAAACGCCTTGGTGTTAAAGGCGATGGGGTTGCCGTAATAGGTGCCGATACTGTCGGCGCCGTATTTTTCTTTCAGGGCGGTGAGACGCTTGCCGATATCCGTCAGCGCCGCGTCCCAGCTGACCCGTTCAAAATCCCCCTTGGCCTCGGTGCGAGGATTGCGGCGACGCATGGGGTAATTGGCCCGGTCGGGGTCGTGATGAACTTCGGTGAAAGACAGCCCCTTGTGGCAGGAGAAGCCCGTACTGATAGGGTGCTCCCGGTTGGGCACCAGCTTGACGACCTCGCCCTGCTCATTGAGCTCAGCCTTCATCGGGCACAGGGGCTCGCAAATTCGACAAAAGGTATCTTTGACTTGAGTGCCCATGGCGGCTTTCCTTTTGGGGTGCGGTTTATATTTTTATCGCGCAATTTTTCTTACTAACGCTTCATTTTGCTGGCCAGCACCGAACCAGCCTGCTTCGACTGAGCAGACGCTATCGTGCGCCATCTGCCTATCAGCGTTAGATTTATCCAATATCGGCAATCTAGCGCGCAATTGCAAGGTCCTGCCGCCGACAAACGAACTCCGGCCCCGGCAGTCAGTTGCAAAAAATCCCCAATGACCACCGCATCAGATACCGAACCGCGGCCGTGATTTGCCATTACAAAAGTCACAACGACACACGACTGTCACAGAAAAATACTACCTTTATCGTTATCAAAAGCCGCTATTTCACTCTTGTCGAGATGAAAGGGCCGGCGCTACCATCACTGATCGCAACCACAACCCACTCTTACCACCCACACTCACCAGCCACATTCAGCGCACATTACCCCGAGGAGCCCACCATGCTGATTCAGCCAGGGAAGGAAGAACGCGCCAGCATCGATCTGATGATCCGTCTGGCCTATGTCACCTATGCCGGTTATTACAACCTGGAAGGCATCGGCATCCGCCATGCCATTCGCAAAATCGCCAAGAAGGTAACCCCGGAGGAGAAAATTGTCTGGGGCCCTGCGGTGGGTGGCAATCTGCTCGACCTGTTCAGCACCACCGTGGCCATGATCACCAAAAACACGGTGGCCGAGGCCGAAGGCAAAGCCGTGTACACCCTGGCCTTTCGGGGTACCAACCCCACCTCTTGGTCATCGATCCTGGTTCAGGATATGGACGTGAGCAACATGGTGCCCTGGACTCTGGTATCGCCCCAGGCCAAGGTTGCCGACGATGCCGATCCCGCCATTCTGGCGGGCGCCTCCTTCACTATGAAGGATGTGAACAAGCTGAAATACAAGGGCAAAACGATTCTGGAGTTTCTCAAAGGGGTCGCTCAGGAAGAGGACGCCCACATCAATGTGGCCGGGCACAGCCTGGGTGGGCTGACAGCGATGATGTACCCGATTTGGCTGATGGATGAATTTCGCGCGGCGGGCATTTCCCTCGACCAGCGCTTCAGTCTGTGGGCAACCGGCGGCCTGTCGCCGGGCAACAGTGACTTTGTTGATTACTCCGAGAAGCTGTTTGCCGACCACGGCATCTACAACCTGCGCATCACCAACCCACTGGATCTGGCTCCCAAGCTATGGGTGCAGGCAGAAATCGCCAACGTGGCAACCATGTATGGCCCCAGCGTGGACGTCGGCAAGTTTGATCGGAGTTTTATCAAGCTGCTCTACAACATGGCCCTGAACCGGGATTACACCCAGACCCCGCGTTACATGGAAATCAGCGCCTCCCTGGCCGAGGACATTGACGGCTGGTTTATGCAGTTTGTGTATCAACACATGGTCGGTTACATCAACTACCTGGAAGATCCGGCCGCTCGCTCGGCGCTGCTGCGCATGCTCGGTATGGAGATGATGAAGGTGAATCCGGTGATGCTGACCAAGATGATGATCAAAATGCCGGAGTCCCAGTTGCACACAGCGTTGTCCTGGCGGCCCTTCGCCAACTGAGCTAGTTGATGACCGGCGGCTGGTCAGTATTACCCGCCGCCCAATCGGTCAGCTGGTCCAGCTCCTCCAGGTAAGGACGCACCGCCGGCCAGTCCGGACGACTGGTTTCTATCCAGCGGCGCTCATCTTCGTGGATCATCGTCGCCACCGGCGCCATCTGCTGACATTGGTCGGCTCGCACCTCGGCCACGGTCGGCATATTCCGAAACTGGCGCAGCACCTCCTGCACTTTCGCCTCATCAATGCCCGCCGCCCGCATTTGCGCAGCCATGGCCTGGGCTTCAGCATTTTGCTCGGCCTTCATCTGGCCCTGCTGACCTGCCATCGCCTGCGCCTCGGTGCAGACTTCGTCCACTTCACTTTTGCGCTCGGCGCGGTCATTGACCAAATCGGGGTAATCGGTAATCGCCGTGCTGGCATTCATAATGCGAGTTTCGAGAGAATCCCAGTCCGCCTCACTAAACCCCCGGCTGGCCAGGTGCTTTTCTTCAGCCAGGGCAAAGGCCCGGGGCGCATCCTCATACTGGGCGGCATTGGCTTGATAGCGGCGCAGCAGTTGGTTCAGCTCTATTTCTATTTGCAGATAACGCTTTACCTGAGCCTCGGTCAGCGGTGCCGACGATGGCCCCCCTTGACCCGCGGCCTGCACCGCCACACTCCAGCTGCCAGCCAGCAATAGGCCCGCCCAGGTTATTGCCTGCAGTAAGCGCCAAACTCCGGGCGCCGTCTCACGGTTGTTGGCGCCGTGCCCCTTGGCTGATTGCATTGTCACTGTCCCTGTCTCCCGTTATTGTCATTGAGCCCCAGCATACGAAAACTGGAGGCCGGGATACAGTTTCAATGCGCCTGACGCGCCAGGTGCCGCTCCCGGACAATCAGGTAAATGGGAAAGGCAAAGCAGGTACCGAGAAAGGAGAGCGCCAAAAAGCCCCAGCCTTTGCCGCGACCGAGGCCAATGCGCGACGCATCGGCCACCACCCAGATCATGTAGGCGAGCCAGCAGGCCAACAGATCGATGGTCAGAAAGGCGGCGGCAGGGCCGGATTGGAAAGCATCGGCAAAGAAGCTGAACACGTTCAGAATATTGCCGCCTGCAGCCACCCACAGATAACCGAAATACCAGGTCAGCCCTAGTGAAAGCAGTGCAATTAGCCCCAAGGCCAGCTGTCGAAATATTGCGAAATTCATATCAAGTCGTCCCTTTTATCCTCATGCCCGCTGATTTACGCGCACATTATTTAACCCTTTGCGCTGGCCCGCACCGATTGGCCATACAGCCCGGCCCATTTCCCTCACGACAGATCACCATCGAGCAGGTACTTGGTGGTGTGGAGCATTTCTTCAAGGGTGCCTAACTCCTTTTCATCCGGGTCCATTCCGTGGCGCCGAAACCAGATGCGCTCGCGAGTTGCCTGCAAACGGTTGTACTGCAGCACCTGGGAGGTTACGCAGTCCCGGTAATGCTGACCTGCCTCACTGAAGGCGACCTCGATCAGCTGATCAACAGCGGTGCCCACTTCTTTAGTGATTGCGTTGAGGCCAGACGCCGTCAGCGGCAGGCACTCGGGCTGATCCTGCAATAGCGCCGCCAACCGATCGAGAGCAGCGCTGGCCGGCAAACCGTCAGTGCAAGCAATCAGACGTCGGGCCAGTGCAGTCATGTTGTGGAGGGATCCCCGCTCATAGAGATACACCGCGTCCCACTGCTCGGACAACATCGCCAGATGGCCAAGCATCAGCGCAGCCTGCTCTTTGGCAAAGGGGTTATCGTCGGGAATGGCCGGCACAATCACGGTCTCCAGTGCTTTGCTCAAATTCGACAGGCGATTGGCAATATCAGGCAGCATGATTCACCTCCTCTCCGATCAGTTTTCCGATTTGCGCCAGAAACACCGACCCGGCCGCGCCAAGCCAGGTGATCAGCAAATCCTGATGATTGTTGGCCCGCTGGCCAGCAATCACTGCGCTGCTTAAATCCATAATCGCGCACTTCCAGGCATTCATGATTTCGTAGTAGCGCAGCGCGGCAGGATCGATGGTCCGGCCAGAAAGGCGCTGGTATTCCTCAAGAAAGCGCTCTCGCTCCATCAAGCCGCACACCAAAAAATGGCCCTTCTCATCCCAACTGCCAAACAGGCGCTGGAGAATCCATGCCAGGTCTTCGTGGAAGTCGCCAAAGTGTGCCAACTCCCAATCCAGAATCGTGGTGATCTGGCCCGAGGGCTCCTCAAACATAAAGTTGCCCACCCGGTAATCACAGTGGACCAGGCAGGGCGCTTCGCAGACCGGCGCATTGGCGCGCAACCATTGCTCAGTCAAGGTTATCAGCGGCACAGGTTCGACCAGATCTTCACGCCACACCCGGGACCAGAGTCCTACCTGATAGAGAGCCGCCTCGGTTGAATTGGCAGCGGGCATCACAAAATTTGGCAGCTCGGCTTGGCGCCAGCCCTGCCACGAATGCAGTCCCACCAGGGTTTTCAGAAACTGGGGCGCGATAATCTCGGCATAACGGCCGTAGCTGGAGCCGATGCCAGAAACGCTCTGGCCAGCCATATCAGTGGGCTTGGTCACGCCGGGCACAAACCCGGTGATCAAACCCGGGTTACCCAGGTGCTCGCCCTCACCATCTACTGCCAGCACAGGCGGCACCGGAAACTCGCTGGCCAGGGCCCGCAGCAGCTCTGCCTCCCGTAGCCGACAGGTTTCCACGATCCCTTCAAGGGGGTCCATGCGCAGCACATAGGTCTGCGCGCTCGGCGCATCACGGTGGTCCAAGGCAAAGGAGAACTGCTCCTTGGAAGCACCTCCGGTCATCCGCTTCACCCGGGAAACCCGCACGTCATCAAAGCCCTCTGCGTTGAGCAGACGCTCCAGTGCTGCCTCAACCTGCTCTGCCGTTTTGGGCCGATAGGGGCCACGCTTGCTGTGGGCAATTTTGCGGTCGAGGATGTAAGCCAATCGCGGCTCGACTAAGGCATTATTTTGTTCGCTAGTATCGGTCATCGTTATTTTCTCACTGCTTGTTGCACCGCCGCCAATCTCAATTTCCGTTTCCCTGCCAGGGAAAGCTGAATCCGCCCTCGCCCATGCCGTAGCCTTTGGTGCCGTCCGCCAGGGTGTATTCCATCATCTGCTCGACAAACATGAAGGAGTCATAGGGGAACATCCATCGGAACAGGGGTTTGCCGGTAAAGTCCCACAAGCGTCCTTTTTCGTCCCACACCTTCCAATGCACGTGCTTGAAACCAATTTCGTCGTCTTCATAGGTGATTTGCTCCTCCACCTTTTCCAGAGTCAGCCATTGCTCACCGTCGTGGAGGATTTTCTGGTAGCTGTCACCACCGGTGGTAATGCCGTGCACAGCCACACAGCCAACCCCGTTATCAAAAATCGGCCAGGCCAAGCGATAATGAATTAAGCCGGTCCAGTTACGGGGCCCCACGCTTAGATCGCGAAAGCCCTTGTCATCAATAGTGATCACTTCACCGGTACGAAGGTGGATGTCGCCCGTCACCTTGCAAAAGCCCTCCGGGTGCACATAAGTCAGCTCCCGGGCAATGGCATCGTCTTGGGCATTTTTGCTCAGCGCAATGCTGTCTCCCATTGGGTGAATCAGGTCCCACTCCAACTCCGCTTTGAAGTCATCGGTGTCGACTTTGACGATGGCAGTCTGCTGGGATCGGGTTGATTTCATGGTAATGCCAGCCACGGTGATGCCCGGATCAAGGCGTTGCTCGGTGTAGGGCAGGTTCATATTCACCCGGGTGAATAACGGTTTGCCGTCACGGAAGAAAATGGCAAAGCAATTCACCTCGCCGACATTTTCCAGAACACCTATGCGAAAGAAGCCGCCTGTCTTTTGGTGGCGATCGTAAAAATTGAAGTAAAAGCTTTGATTCCACTTGTAGATATCAGGGTTGGAGATCAATCGCTCAATGTTTTCGCTCATGTACTCGGTGGTGAGTTCAGGCATCACAACGCTCCTGTACTGTTCAAGTATTGGTGGTGAAAAAAGCGGCCCCATTGGGTGCGGGACCGCAATCAAGGTGATCGTGCAAAGTGGCGTTAGAAGGTGTAACCCACGCTGATACCGAAGGTCCTGGGACGGCCGACAAAACGTGCCGAGGTATCGGAGGAGGCGATGACGTTGGTCACATAATATTCGTCGAGAATATTCTTGCCCCAGAGGGTTACACGCCAATGGCCATCGGCAGAGCGGTAACCAAGACGGGCATTCACAATGCTGTAAGCGTCCATTTCGTTGAACTTTGGTGTAATCGACTTGGCACCCGCATCCCGTTGCGCCTGGGTGTAGGTGAGGCGGCTGCCACCAAAGGCGGCGTCGGACTCCGTCTGGCCATTGAGATTGACACCGGCGAACCACTCGTCGCCGCCATCGAGGGGGATCGTGTATTCAACATCCACCATGTAGGTCAGCTCGGGGGTGAACGGGATGGGGTCGCCAGAGAAATCTTCCTCGCCGGTTGCCAGCACCAGTTGGCCATTGTCGACCACCGCTTCACTGGTGAAGCTGGCACCCTGGTATTTCTTCACCTCTGACTGCAGGTAGGTGAAGGCCGCGGAGACTCTCAGGCGCTCGGTAAGCTGGGCGGTGATATCTGCCTCAACACCGTAAATTTCCGTCTCGGGCACATTTTCCAGCCGATCAAGGAAGCCAAAGATCGGGTCGAGAACCTTGGTGCGCAGCTGTTTGTCTTTATAGTCGTAGAGAAAAGCCGCGCCATTGAGTTGGACCGAGTTGCCCATGAGCGAGCTTTTAAAACCTGCCTCATAAGCCAGTACCGATTCCTGGGTGACCGGGTCGAGCTGGAAGAAATTGGCGGCCGCCAGTGCTGGATAACTACCGGATTTGAAACCTTTCGAAATATTGGCGTAAACCAGCGTCTCATTATCGAGGACGTAGTCGAGACCCAAGCGCCAGGACACATTGTCCTCGCTCAGCTCATCTTGGTAGGCATCACCGGGTACCTGATTGTCATTGAGGGTATAGCAGTCACCGATGCCAATGGGATCAAAGGGCGCCGTGCCCAGCATATTCCCGAGGGCATTGAACAGGGTCGCCACATTGGAGCCATCACCAGCATCGATGGCGCCGGGCATATTGGCGGCCGCGTAGTTGCAGCTTTCCACCTCGATGGTCGAGTCGGTGTAGCGTGCCCCCACTTTCAACGTCATCGCATCGCTAACGCTGAAGTCTACGTTACCAAACACCGCATAGGCGCTGATGTCCTGTTCCAGGGCGATGCCACTGGAGTTGATGTAGGCGTTCTGGTCAGTGTAGTTGGTCGAATCGATATAGCGCAGGGTCTGATCCTCACTGGTCTCACTCTGCTCCACGTTCGCACCAATCACCCATTTGGTCGTGGCATTCACAGACGACAGTCGTACCTCGGAAATCCAGGTTTCGATCTCGCCATAGCT is part of the Spongiibacter taiwanensis genome and encodes:
- a CDS encoding TonB-dependent receptor is translated as MKPSFQKSALVIAVASAAALPKFVDAAPALEEVVVTANKRAENINDVGLSIAAVTGERMAEQKLTSLEEISSVVPGLVFSSSTSNTPIFTLRGVGFNEQTLGAYPATSLYIDEAPMPFPVLASHAAYDLERVEVLKGPQGILFGQNATGGAINFIAAKPGEEFEAGGDVGIGNYGRQEFNGFVSGPVSETVGARFAFTSLSADEWQKSATRDDENGAEDYKAGRLILEFAPTASSTYLLNINAWQDDSDPQAQQYVAFNPAIKQDAATGNPPANVAKIAAQQFSREDNESADWADYIDPYSDRDFLQIVARGDWDLNDELTLTALTTYQDFEQEQATDGDGLALVQFDLAPSYGEIETWISEVRLSSVNATTKWVIGANVEQSETSEDQTLRYIDSTNYTDQNAYINSSGIALEQDISAYAVFGNVDFSVSDAMTLKVGARYTDSTIEVESCNYAAANMPGAIDAGDGSNVATLFNALGNMLGTAPFDPIGIGDCYTLNDNQVPGDAYQDELSEDNVSWRLGLDYVLDNETLVYANISKGFKSGSYPALAAANFFQLDPVTQESVLAYEAGFKSSLMGNSVQLNGAAFLYDYKDKQLRTKVLDPIFGFLDRLENVPETEIYGVEADITAQLTERLRVSAAFTYLQSEVKKYQGASFTSEAVVDNGQLVLATGEEDFSGDPIPFTPELTYMVDVEYTIPLDGGDEWFAGVNLNGQTESDAAFGGSRLTYTQAQRDAGAKSITPKFNEMDAYSIVNARLGYRSADGHWRVTLWGKNILDEYYVTNVIASSDTSARFVGRPRTFGISVGYTF
- a CDS encoding phosphotransferase family protein, with amino-acid sequence MTDTSEQNNALVEPRLAYILDRKIAHSKRGPYRPKTAEQVEAALERLLNAEGFDDVRVSRVKRMTGGASKEQFSFALDHRDAPSAQTYVLRMDPLEGIVETCRLREAELLRALASEFPVPPVLAVDGEGEHLGNPGLITGFVPGVTKPTDMAGQSVSGIGSSYGRYAEIIAPQFLKTLVGLHSWQGWRQAELPNFVMPAANSTEAALYQVGLWSRVWREDLVEPVPLITLTEQWLRANAPVCEAPCLVHCDYRVGNFMFEEPSGQITTILDWELAHFGDFHEDLAWILQRLFGSWDEKGHFLVCGLMERERFLEEYQRLSGRTIDPAALRYYEIMNAWKCAIMDLSSAVIAGQRANNHQDLLITWLGAAGSVFLAQIGKLIGEEVNHAA
- a CDS encoding DUF7064 domain-containing protein encodes the protein MPELTTEYMSENIERLISNPDIYKWNQSFYFNFYDRHQKTGGFFRIGVLENVGEVNCFAIFFRDGKPLFTRVNMNLPYTEQRLDPGITVAGITMKSTRSQQTAIVKVDTDDFKAELEWDLIHPMGDSIALSKNAQDDAIARELTYVHPEGFCKVTGDIHLRTGEVITIDDKGFRDLSVGPRNWTGLIHYRLAWPIFDNGVGCVAVHGITTGGDSYQKILHDGEQWLTLEKVEEQITYEDDEIGFKHVHWKVWDEKGRLWDFTGKPLFRWMFPYDSFMFVEQMMEYTLADGTKGYGMGEGGFSFPWQGNGN
- a CDS encoding lipase family protein, which codes for MLIQPGKEERASIDLMIRLAYVTYAGYYNLEGIGIRHAIRKIAKKVTPEEKIVWGPAVGGNLLDLFSTTVAMITKNTVAEAEGKAVYTLAFRGTNPTSWSSILVQDMDVSNMVPWTLVSPQAKVADDADPAILAGASFTMKDVNKLKYKGKTILEFLKGVAQEEDAHINVAGHSLGGLTAMMYPIWLMDEFRAAGISLDQRFSLWATGGLSPGNSDFVDYSEKLFADHGIYNLRITNPLDLAPKLWVQAEIANVATMYGPSVDVGKFDRSFIKLLYNMALNRDYTQTPRYMEISASLAEDIDGWFMQFVYQHMVGYINYLEDPAARSALLRMLGMEMMKVNPVMLTKMMIKMPESQLHTALSWRPFAN
- a CDS encoding molybdopterin-containing oxidoreductase family protein: MGTQVKDTFCRICEPLCPMKAELNEQGEVVKLVPNREHPISTGFSCHKGLSFTEVHHDPDRANYPMRRRNPRTEAKGDFERVSWDAALTDIGKRLTALKEKYGADSIGTYYGNPIAFNTKAFLPAVSLAAKLGSSRCFGASTQDMANKPVALAAMYGSSQWTIPDFANTDFLLCVGGNPKVSHWTLVSTPNAMGVLRDIHQRGGKVVFVNPRKIESSTPKTGEVLQVKPDSDVYLLAALIHHIDQRGGFDDAIMAKYGKRIDELRAFVGQYPASRVADVVGVSVEQITGLAEQFMAARSASVYMATGVNQSRQGTLAYWLLNMLSFVTGNLGKPGGNYYARGFLPVSTSEVASTDVFFDTPLGEMRHSYGALPGNLMADFMELEEKDNPVRALIVLSGNPLLSISGEQRLRKAFEKLELIVCIDLYRNATGEMADYVLPASDWLEREDINHVGNGAQPKPYIHYTDAVVAPKYERKNDWWILSRLDQELGLSEVEGDPGDGGEVLDGFLSAGNLDRAALRAEPFGSKLLEPADKGDFFDYLLRHPDRKVDCCPDIFSDSLVRAEAIFTELASEPRDLLKLISLRTNYMHNGALDTTLKFDDSLRSGVVAMSHGYGHQYAGALSRAQARPGVNVNQLLPTGPGSYEKLSNMSHMNGVVVQVEARV
- a CDS encoding DUF2834 domain-containing protein; the encoded protein is MNFAIFRQLALGLIALLSLGLTWYFGYLWVAAGGNILNVFSFFADAFQSGPAAAFLTIDLLACWLAYMIWVVADASRIGLGRGKGWGFLALSFLGTCFAFPIYLIVRERHLARQAH